One window of the Acidobacteriota bacterium genome contains the following:
- a CDS encoding sodium/solute symporter (Members of the Solute:Sodium Symporter (SSS), TC 2.A.21 as described in tcdb.org, catalyze solute:Na+ symport. Known solutes for members of the family include sugars, amino acids, nucleosides, inositols, vitamins, urea or anions, depending on the system.) — protein sequence MRFAALDWVVVGAYFAALLGIAAWVARRRQQTAADYFLAGRHVGWFAIGASLFASNIGSEHVVGLAGSGASTGMVLGHYELHSWIILLLGWVFVPFYLRSGVFTMPEFLERRYDGRSRWFLSVVMLVGYVLTKVSVTVYAGGIMLQGLMGLDFWTGAAAVVVLTGVYTILGGLRAVVYTEALQAFVLVGGSAAVTVFGLVELGGWGELRQSVGGELFDMWKPLDHPEFPWLGMLLTPPIVGLWYWCTDQYIVQRVLAAEDEATARRGAIWGAWLKLSAVFLFIIPGMIALGLANRGRLDLAEADQALPVLVNAVLPVGLRGLVAAGLLAALMSSLAAVFNSCSTLFTMDVYRKVRPAASGAELVRVGRWGTLAVVGLGIAWIPVMQVLATGLYTYLQNVQAYIAPPIAAVFLLGLLWNRVNATGAISTLVAGFVLGMAKLLLELRADALSGPLGWLAGVNFLYFGFALFVGSVVLLVAVSLATERPDPARLAGLTFGAPRAEDTRRERTWTTGDVVQSAAVVLIVAAVLVYFS from the coding sequence ATGAGGTTCGCCGCTCTGGACTGGGTCGTCGTCGGGGCCTACTTCGCGGCCCTGCTCGGCATCGCCGCGTGGGTCGCGCGCCGGCGCCAGCAGACCGCCGCCGACTACTTCCTCGCGGGCCGGCACGTGGGCTGGTTCGCGATCGGAGCGTCACTGTTCGCCTCGAACATCGGCTCCGAGCACGTGGTCGGCCTCGCCGGCTCGGGGGCCAGCACCGGCATGGTGCTGGGGCACTACGAGCTGCACTCCTGGATCATCCTCCTTCTGGGCTGGGTGTTCGTGCCGTTCTACCTGCGCAGCGGCGTCTTCACGATGCCCGAGTTCCTCGAGCGCCGCTACGACGGGCGCAGCCGCTGGTTCCTGTCGGTAGTCATGCTCGTCGGCTACGTCCTCACCAAGGTGTCGGTGACCGTCTACGCCGGCGGGATCATGCTGCAGGGGCTGATGGGCCTCGACTTCTGGACAGGGGCGGCGGCGGTGGTAGTGCTGACCGGCGTCTACACGATCCTCGGCGGCCTGCGGGCGGTCGTTTACACCGAGGCCCTGCAGGCGTTCGTCCTCGTCGGGGGCTCGGCCGCCGTCACCGTCTTCGGGCTCGTGGAGCTCGGCGGGTGGGGCGAGCTGCGGCAGTCGGTGGGGGGCGAGCTCTTCGACATGTGGAAGCCCCTCGACCATCCCGAGTTTCCGTGGCTCGGCATGCTGCTGACCCCGCCCATCGTCGGGCTCTGGTACTGGTGCACCGACCAGTACATCGTGCAGCGGGTGCTGGCCGCCGAGGACGAGGCCACCGCGCGCCGGGGGGCTATCTGGGGCGCTTGGCTGAAGCTGTCGGCGGTGTTCCTGTTCATCATTCCGGGGATGATCGCGCTGGGCCTCGCCAACCGCGGCCGCCTCGACCTCGCCGAGGCGGACCAGGCCCTGCCTGTCCTCGTCAACGCCGTGCTGCCGGTGGGCCTGCGCGGCCTCGTCGCGGCGGGCCTGCTCGCGGCCCTCATGAGCTCGCTCGCCGCCGTCTTCAACTCGTGCTCGACCCTGTTCACGATGGACGTCTACCGCAAGGTCCGGCCCGCCGCGAGCGGGGCCGAGCTCGTGCGGGTGGGACGCTGGGGCACCCTCGCGGTGGTCGGACTCGGCATCGCGTGGATCCCCGTCATGCAGGTCCTCGCGACGGGACTCTACACCTACCTGCAGAACGTGCAGGCGTACATCGCCCCGCCCATCGCGGCGGTGTTCCTGCTGGGGCTGCTGTGGAACCGGGTGAACGCGACCGGGGCCATCTCCACCCTGGTGGCGGGGTTCGTCCTCGGGATGGCGAAGCTGCTGCTCGAGCTGCGGGCCGACGCGCTGTCGGGCCCCCTCGGCTGGCTGGCCGGGGTGAACTTCCTGTACTTCGGCTTCGCCCTGTTCGTCGGCAGCGTGGTGCTCCTCGTCGCGGTCAGCCTCGCCACCGAACGGCCGGATCCAGCGCGCCTGGCCGGGCTGACGTTCGGCGCCCCGCGGGCCGAGGACACCCGGCGCGAGCGGACATGGACGACGGGGGACGTCGTCCAGTCCGCCGCGGTCGTCCTCATCGTGGCGGCGGTGCTGGTCTACTTCAGCTGA
- a CDS encoding DUF4258 domain-containing protein, producing the protein MTTLDRIQTLVARNEVRVSLHGSEELAADDVQVRDVIAGVATAVMVEDYPDYPKGRCCLVLQRDAANRPIHVVWGIPLGGQSPAVVVTAYRPDPLRWDQTWRRRRK; encoded by the coding sequence ATGACGACCCTCGACCGCATCCAGACGCTGGTGGCCCGCAACGAAGTACGAGTCTCGCTCCATGGATCCGAAGAGCTGGCCGCGGACGATGTACAGGTACGCGACGTCATCGCCGGGGTTGCGACGGCCGTCATGGTCGAGGACTATCCGGACTATCCGAAGGGACGCTGCTGCTTGGTGCTGCAGCGGGATGCGGCGAATCGGCCAATTCATGTAGTCTGGGGTATTCCCCTCGGAGGTCAGTCGCCTGCCGTCGTCGTCACGGCATACAGGCCCGACCCCTTACGATGGGACCAGACGTGGCGCAGGAGGCGGAAGTGA